In Stomoxys calcitrans chromosome 2, idStoCalc2.1, whole genome shotgun sequence, the following proteins share a genomic window:
- the LOC106091688 gene encoding uncharacterized protein LOC106091688 has translation MKFICVVVLACALGLSQGQLNFGMNFGMKSAFGGIPPGQFFQTIVLQSEAEKLLVNPDLPEDLRQRVLDSMSNAEEGFNNCGTTGTLPWMQIRCSALQLQKSKTELKAIENEATARAQAAANAAAAAASTAVV, from the exons atgaaatttatttgtgttgttgttttagcatgTGCCTTGGGACTTTCACAG GGCCAATTAAACTTTGGTATGAATTTTGGCATGAAGAGCGCTTTTGGTGGCATACCACCAGGACAATTCTTTCAAACTATTGTCCTGCAATCAGAAGCTGAAAAACTACTTGTTAATCCAGATCTGCCCGAAGATTTACGCCAACGTGTTCTCGATTCCATGAGCAATGCCGAAGAGGGATTTAATAATTGCGGCACCACCGGAACCTTGCCCTGGATGCAAATACGTTGTTCAGCATTACAACTGCAAAAATCAAAAACCGAATTGAAAGCCATTGAGAATGAAGCCACTGCCAGAGCTCAAGCTGCTGCTAatgctgcagcagcagcagcatccaCTGCTGTTGTTTAA
- the LOC106087747 gene encoding endophilin-A — protein MAFAGFKKQINKANQYVTEKMGGAEGTKLDLDFMEMERKTDVTVELVEELQIKTKEFLQPNPTARAKMAAVKGISKLSGQAKSNTYPQPEGLLADCMLTYGKKLGEESSVFAQALVEFGEALRQMADVKYSLDDNIKQNFLEPLHHMQMKDLKEVMHHRKKLQGRRLDFDCKRRRQAKDDEIRSSEEKFAESLHLAQMGMFNLLENDTEQVSQLVTFAEALYEFHSQCADILRGLQETLQEKREEAEARPKPEFVPKTLLDLNLDGTGNDTESSGTPAHHRAAGASPLPSPMRSPAKSMATTPSRQQMQPYCQALYDFDPQNPGELGFKEHEIITLLSRVDDNWFEGSLNGRTGYFPQSYVQVVVPLPNGN, from the coding sequence ATGGCTTTTGCCGGATTTAAGAAACAGATTAATAAGGCCAATCAGTATGTGACGGAAAAGATGGGTGGTGCCGAGGGCACCAAGCTAGATTTGGATTTCATGGAGATGGAGCGGAAAACAGACGTAACCGTCGAACTGGTCGAGGAATTGCAGATTAAGACGAAGGAGTTCTTGCAGCCAAATCCCACGGCCAGAGCCAAGATGGCAGCCGTCAAGGGCATCTCAAAACTATCGGGACAGGCCAAATCGAATACGTATCCTCAGCCTGAAGGTCTTTTGGCTGATTGTATGTTGACTTATGGCAAAAAGTTGGGTGAAGAGAGTAGTGTTTTTGCGCAGGCGCTAGTTGAGTTTGGCGAAGCGCTGCGCCAAATGGCCGATGTCAAGTATTCACTGGATGACAATATAAAGCAGAACTTTTTGGAGCCACTGCATCATATGCAAATGAAAGATTTGAAAGAGGTAATGCACCATCGAAAGAAGCTGCAGGGACGGCGACTGGACTTCGATTGCAAACGTCGCCGGCAGGCCAAAGATGATGAAATTCGTAGTTCCGAGGAAAAGTTCGCCGAGTCGTTGCACCTTGCCCAAATGGGTATGTTTAATTTGCTCGAAAACGATACCGAGCAAGTATCGCAACTGGTGACTTTTGCTGAGGCTCTCTACGAATTTCACTCGCAATGCGCAGATATTTTGCGCGGTCTGCAGGAGACCTTGCAAGAAAAGCGTGAAGAAGCCGAGGCACGTCCCAAACCGGAGTTTGTGCCCAAAACTTTGCTCGATTTAAATTTGGACGGCACGGGCAATGACACGGAGAGCTCGGGCACACCAGCCCACCATAGGGCGGCTGGTGCTTCTCCGCTGCCATCGCCCATGCGTTCGCCTGCAAAATCGATGGCAACCACACCGTCGCGACAACAGATGCAGCCCTATTGCCAGGCTTTGTATGATTTCGATCCACAAAATCCCGGTGAATTGGGCTTTAAAGAACATGAGATAATCACGCTTCTGAGTCGCGTCGACGATAATTGGTTTGAAGGTTCACTCAACGGTCGCACAGGCTACTTTCCACAATCCTATGTGCAGGTGGTGGTGCCACTGCCAAATGGCAATTAA